taggttatttttttgtttaattaggTAGTCCGCTACCGAAGGCGAGAAAAGCAATGTCCCATAGCAGACACATcacttttttgaaaaagctttgAGGACAAATGTtaaaattcctttgttttgagaTCTCTCGGTCTCAGAATTTGAACGCATAGACCAcaaggcccggttgttcaaaagccgtttagcgctaatcccagattaaaattaaccgaggagttaatttctctactcctaaatgctgtttAACGcagatattcggcaaaactttacattagaagaagtcaatcttgaaaaacaaaaataagcaaaagaaactttcaccaaaaagttgaaaacatgaaacgaaaatttacgctaatcctggattaagttaatcgtctttcgaacaaccgggtccAAGTCGTGAAATATGATCAGTTTAAATACTGTTACATCAAACAGAGGCAAAGATATTTTATTGTTTGAGTTTTACTTGCCGAAAAATTGCCCTTTTTTGTATAACCAACAAAGGAATTATTCAACTTATAAGTAAATTCCAGTCAAACTTTAGCAAACTAAACCTAACGAAAATTACGGTTGAGGTCACACTTAACCTTTCTTTTccagaacattttaaagaagCTTCCGAAGGTGATCGGGTTTTCTTACTTTCCGTGAGTAAACACCGTTAATAAGTTGACGGTTATTGGCCTTAGGATGAAAGCAAAATCTTTTCTACAGCAAGATGACGGTTGTCTGTATCAATGGTTAATAGACATTTTCGTCAACCTTTGCTTACAAGTAGCGTGGCTAACACGGCAATAAACACCGACCACAGTCATTatgttgaaagaaaacagatacTTTCCCGCGCAAGATCGATTTACAGTAAAGACTGTCTTCTacgcccccctcccccttctcaTTATCCCTAAAATTCTAACCCTCTTTCTCGTCTCTCCTTTAAATGTCATTTCCGGTCCCCTGCGTGACACCGTGTCTGGGGAaattcaagaaaataacaaaaaggtTGCGTTACTTCCGTTTCTATCCAAATTTGGAGTAATGTAAATAGTAAAACCGCGGTTGCAATtcgctcgtgtcacgcactcgTCTTCACCTGAACCGTCTCAGAATCAGCTACTGCGAACTCGGTGTGATCACAATGGCTTCCTCTAGGAAGAGAGCACGTGCAAACCTTATCTCAGGTGAAGTAGCCCTAGGAACGATTTTTAACTCCGAAACATCTGCCGAAGGAATGGATAACGGTGAGGAAAGTGATCTTGACCAGCAAAATGATTGCGAGAAATTAAGGTGAGCCTTACTGGCAAATGCAAACCTTGGTTTTGAAATGCCAAGTTTTACTTCCAGGCTGTCATTTTTGCGTTTGATCTCTCGCTTAGGTTGTTAAATGCAATCGAAAATTCATAAATATCAATTAAAAATTCCGCAATTTTGGTGGAAAGCATCTTTTTATATGAGCCATTTGCCCAAGCGAAAACGGACGTGTTTATGTGATCAAGTACGTTGACCAATCTTTATTGACTCCCACTTAAAATTAttacaagaaaaaatattatATACAGCAAAAAATTTACAATAGGATAATGCGCCGATCGACTCGatacttcaacatcccccccccccttccttcccgggcaaagcccgggcatttgaacttttgaagattggatcgctcaaattcccgccccctcggggcaaaatggtgttcaaatgcccttcCCCATCATCGGATTTTCTGTCGTACCCTACTGAAGAACAATCATCAGCAGCTCCagtcgtctttaataaagatcaccttttgaagaccttttttgtaagccagttgctcacaaatgctatatctcttcctttaaactcttccatctcgtccaaacacgtgttttgtagctgttagcgacttcggtgcccgaagaaaaaattatttaaaaccTGACAATACCTGTTCAATTTTTCCCACCCAACGCAGGCACAGggcaaattccccactccccgggcacagaagatggTCAAATGCCTGGGGTTTTCCTGGAGGGGGGtttgttgaagtttcgatttgatcggcgcataacaAGGaatagtaataaattatttggaGCCTAGGGCTAAAGGAACCGTCGTTGCTGTAGAGAAATGTAATTTTGACTGTGGTAAAACGATGCGAAAGTTATGGCGATATAGCTAATTCGAACAATGAAATGGTCAGCCTTAACTTTTTTCCAGCGGAGAATATGAGTATGGAGAGGACGAGGTGTCAGAAGAGGCTTACACCTCGAGTGATAAGCAAGACGAGTATGGAGAGGACGAGTATGGAGGGGATGAGGTGTCAGAAGAGGCTTACACCTCGAGTGATAAGGAAGATGAGTATGGAGAGGACGAGTATGGAGAGGATGAATATGGAGAGGACGAGTATGGAGAGGACGAGGTGTCAGAAGAGGCTTACACCTTGAGTGATAATCCTGTTGCTTCTGGTGAATTAAATGAGTTCAGCTGGTGAAGATTTTGCATAGCTAGAATAATTTCCGAATGcttatagggaagatatttgtttacaaactttgacgtcaaatttcttttgatattcaaatttgccaaccaccaaacaaaagaaacccTTTGTTTCGGCATCCAATAAggctgtggttggcacattaatatcAATAGGTGAAGTCATCGATATCTTCGCTCTATGAAAGTCTAACTTTTATTTGTATAGGATATGACCACATTATTTGTGTTTGgtacattcattcattcattcattcattctaggataattttatttttgtgtgcAGTAGTTGCTGCTGCCTGCTTGCCTAGCCAGTTTGGACCCCCCTGGATTTTGACGCCCCGATACAAATCATGCTGGTGGATTTGGGCTCcctagacgccatattgattttcacatcgattttgaccttcaccttgtcaaaaatatgatgcatGCGTTGCCTAAACTGGTTTGACTGgggtgactagcccagaaaccaGGGCTGCGGCGACTTAAAACTTGACATGATGTCCGTAGAGCCTCTCTTGCTTGCCCTttggtgagttttagagaggctctctGCTCACAGGGTGTTGACTACAAGGCTTCAGAagaattttccttatttttatGACCAAACATTCTCATATTCATTTTCaataaggagaaaaagcaaAGTTCTAAGACTTGAGTTTCAGTAAGAATTTTTTACAACTAAAAACAAATGCAAAGGAATTTTATTACCTTAATCAAAAGAATGCTTATTTTCAAGGGGGTTCAAATCTGTGGAAGGGGGTCGATATTCGCTAGCACATCTGGACTgaggggtccaaatccgctaacAGATCTGGACCACTGGAAGGGGCGGGGGGCCCAAATTCGTTGTGACACCTGCTCAGCCCTCAATGCAGATTCTGCTGCTCTGCACCTTAGTCCAGAAGGAAAACGTATGTTGTGACTTATTCTTTGAGATCTATGTCTTCATGGACAAACCTTTATATTGGTCATGTTCTTTTAGGTGCACATGTCCCTGGTCATATTCATAGCACTGCTGCTAGTCCTAATGTTAGTCGTCCTCGAAGTCATGGAGTTTCATCAAGTTGTAGGGGTGACAGATCTCGCACAGATCCCAAAGTGGTCCCCTTCAAGTCTTACGATGATTTAGATGTGGGTAATCCTATCTCTCCTTTTACCCCTTTGCGACCAGTCGGAGTTCACTTTGGACATCTACTCAAGGGAACCATGACCAAGGCGGTGGagttttttcatcttttttttacGATGGACATGATAAATAATATAGCCTCCCACACAAATAGTTACGCCTTTGAACATATTTTCTCAGGGTCAGATCAAAGCTGTACAAAGCCGGATGATATCTGGCAGAAAACCACAGCTGACGAGATCAAACGGCTCATTGCTCTCCTCATCTATATGGGCCTTGTTAAGGTTCATGGTGATGTAGACAAATACTGGAGCACTAAAAGCCTGTACAATGGTCTCTGGGCAAAAGGAATCCTGTCTAGGAAGAGATTCAAAGGCCTCATGGCCTTGTTGCATATAATAGACCCTGCCACTGAAAACAACGCTGATAAATTAGGCGAAGTTCAATCGTTCATTCAAAATTTTAAATCTCAATGTCTAAGCCTATATCAACCTAGGCAACAGTTAGCTGTAGATGAGCGCATGATTCAATCTATACTCAGGTCTGATATACATCGGTTTATAAAGAACAAACCCAACAAGTTCGGAATTAAAGTCTGGGTCCTGGTGGATAGATCAAATGGCTACACTTTAGACTTTGATGTCTACCTAGGTAAAACTGCAGGGCAAACTGCCAGTGAAAAGGGGTTGGGTTATGATGTAGTTTGGAAACTTGCACGGCAATTTTTTGATCAGGGTTACCATTTGTTTGTGGCTAAATTTTATACGTCATTTGCCTTATTTAAAGATTTGTTCGCTCAGAGAGTCTTTGCCACTGGTACCGTCACAGAGACCAGGCAAGATTTTCCAGCTAGTCTAAAGAAGAGTAAGGAATGGGCCAAGGGGAGGAAAAGAGGAAGCATGCGTTGGGAGAGGGACCCCCCTTGTTTAGCTCTACAATGGATTGACAATAAGGTAGTATCAGTCCTAACAACCATAGATAACGCCAATGAATACAGTCAGGTAAATCGAAAAACCAAGAATGCAGGTGTGTGGGGAACCAAGGTTATTCAACAACCTAAGGTTATATCCAGTTGCAATAAATATGTGAACATTGTTGACCATTCAGATCAGATTTTAGCCACACATAATGTATTGAATAAAAGTATGAAGTGGTGGAAAACTCTCTTTTTCCACCTTATAGATATTGCAGTGCTAAATGCATTTATTCTCTTCAAAGAAAATCAGAAGAAGTCTCCCAATAAAGAAGCCCTCCGCAGGCCTGCATGTTATTCCGTAGGTGATTTCCGGGAAGAGATTGTTAGACAGCTGTGCGGTTTTCCGGAATATGATGTTCCACCAGCAAGTGCCTCCATGGAATCagccctcccccctccccctccccctttggGTGAGTTTGAGACTGTCCACATCCCAGTTTTCACTGAGGTAAAGAAACGCTGTGTGGTGTGTTACCAAAGGGAAAAGAAAGATTCTGAAGTTTATTCTTTTTGCAACGCTCCGCAGTGTAAAGGGAAGTACATGCATGTCACAAGCAAGGattgtttcaaaatatttcataGCAAGGAGTATCATAGTTAAATTTAATTAAGGTGtagaataataaaattattgtttcttGTAGATGCTAAATTTGAGCACAGCTGTACTAcaaaaaccaccgatctgtggaatgggcccaaATTATTTGAGTGACTGTCCCGCCCACTTcatttaaacattttgatgaaattcctttcccacggtGTGAGCAGTTGCCAGCTTTCACCGTCAAAGTTTACTGAAATAACCACGACAATGGAAGgatacattttcaaaatcatgagTCCCAGGGGGAACAAGATAAATTTGTTCTTGTCCAGTAGAGAGGTTGGAAGAAAGGTTCCCTGGTCTGAAAAGTAGCATCGAACACAACACCActcaagaatttgaactatttacaagcaaaattgaGCGGGGCAGTGACTCAGTAATTCTGGTCCACTACACAGATTGGTGATTTTTGTAGTACCTTAAGCAGTGTTTCAGAAAAGAGTGGGTCTCGGGTCAAAAACCCTACAAGGTGAGCTCCATGACCCAACAAAATAATGGAAAATTTATAACGGTTTGATGCGAACTGTGGAAATTTGACCTGCTGGAATCCCTTGTTGACACCCTGCCCTACAAACTTATCCGGAAGCCTGCTTCAAATGTTGTTACTtttatattaataatatacatgaaagaAGTTCTCCACTCTGATTTGctgagaaatgcagttttcaggtaacagTGTAGAAAAGAGGTATTAAATTACATGGTAAAAAGATGCACCAAACCAGTCATTCTAATAAAGTATTATTGGTCAATGAACAAAGAAAGCCACAGATAGCCACTCAAATGCTAGCCCTGGATGGCACTCTTTTTGCGTGATCATGTGATGCTTGTGTGTTGCTTTTGCTTAACCATTTCGGATTTTTccgtgtatattattaataagtaatcacatgatttttcttgtgcaatttgcaATAAATAAGCACTCATACTGCACTCGatcgtctttgaaaaatttacttgtTCTCATTTATTTGAAGTTGCACTTGAAATCATATGATTACCGATACAAaatattgtaaaataaaattcaaaaactgaaaacaaaataatgtaaaacGTTAAAGGGAACATGTGTTTAAGTGGATGTAGAGGTTCTTaatatatatatgggtatatACAGGCGAATCTTTACTGATGTGATTCTTTACATTAACTTtctcattaacatacgagtttgctgaCAAATTCACAAATTGACTTCTAAAGGTATAAAAAGAATGTGTTAAACTccatcaaatttccaattttaagccttttagctcTGATAACAAACGAGTTGTTAGCCATTTGCCAATTCTTGGATGGACAAAAGCGCTTATGAGCCCattacattctttgtaaaatttcgaatttctaGTGTCATTACACAGAAGTTATCTGGTAAAGTGCCCTCAGAGTCTCAGGggtagctcattatgcaatgcacctTCAAAATTCAGTGCTGATTTTTTGGTTTGATTAGATTAGATTTGATTAGAAAACAATGGGATTATGCTGAGGCAAGAAAacgtaaacaaagattcccctataaATTTATATGTACGTATTTAATATTATTACACCATATATACTTTGTAGCATTTAGTAGCTATTTGTAGTTAGCTGCTTTGAGTTAATCGTAGCATTGtcggaggaggggggggggggggggtctgcCCATGAACAGTAGGGGTAGTAGAAGATTTATTTTTGCACTTttatacaatacatacttaattgaccactccccataggggcttttcagggccaatgaaacacaattaacaacagaacagaacaacaactgttaagaatcccaactggccggaggcaaaccagttggctatttataaGTGCGGCCGAGAacttgaaccagggactaccaggaacaaattcaacgaatgCTCAGAATgagtcttgaacctgggaactccagatctcaaggcaagcatcctaaccactgggccgcagtGCCTCTTGAACTTTAATCCTCACTTAGCACTAAGttcttccaacaaaaaaaaatttcctttgatttttattcCTTTACTCTggtacatttttaaaaaagttccTTCATTTTGATTTCAGATTATTACCTTTGCAGCCAACTTTTCAGGAAATTTTGGTTATATGAATggcatcaataataattattatttatttcttaaaatttctttttgtaaaataaCATCACTCTGAAGAAACGTCCCTTTTTTTCCTTAAATAGATTTTCGCTTATATTTCTCAGACTAGGGCTGTGTCTTTATTATGAGATGTAGGGTGCGTTCGACTGACCCTATACAAAATACCCTTTCagcaagtgtttgacaattttaacacGAATCTCTCCacaaaaaacaaaggatttctaacttctattctgGAATATGGTTGATTGACCGCACCCTAACTTTTCTTAGAAGCCCAGAATATTATTGTAAGCCATATTCCTGATATTAAAGAAAAAGTTAACTTTGACATggtcaatttttcatttttagggAGGGTCAgaaataagttaaaataattaattgcaATTGATAAAATTGTGCCACTACTGTACATGATAAGCTATATGTCTAAATTTTGAACAAACTTATAGGGTATTAGCAATACTCTACGACGGCTTCAAAAATTTAAAGTCCATTTCCAAGATTTCTTTTATGATATTCTCATATTGAACCtatatttttataaaaactACACCAGATGTTTGATTCTGAGGACTCAATAATGAGTCCATATCATTGATAAAACACTTAATATTAACTGAGTCTGGTTGGGCCGGACAACCCCTGGCCCTCTATcgcagtcaataagtacatgtTATTTCCCTTGATCGGGAACTGCATCCTATTCTGTCATGACCAGTCAATTCATGTTAGCTTGCTGTAGTTGTTTTCCAATCATCCAGTATGATCCTGGTACATTTCAAGGAATTAGAAGCATTCCTCAACATAATCCGCCTCTTGTAATTTAATGCACATCTCCTCTGTACCTCCCCCACGGGACCCTCACACTTGGCAAGGACACTATCACAAAACCTTATCTCAGACGGGGTAGATAGGGGTGATGTGTTACTTGCAAAAGTTTCTGATCCATGGTCTCTAAGTCTTGAACCCAAGTCAAATTCTGTTAGCGAGGGGATGATTGATGATGAACATCTCCCTAACTTCCCGTCAAAATCAGAATCTTTGCTTGTTGAACTTGCGATTTCGTGGAGAGTATCAAAAGTAACATCTGCAAACCACTGATTCCAGACATGATAAATAAAATTcctaaaacaaaaaacaagaatGCTGCAGTATTTGAACACTAAAAAGTGAAACTACTCTCTGCAAGTATTGTTGCGAATTTGTTGTCCATGGAACTTCATAGCTTGGAGGACCATGTAGAAATGGCAGTTTTCACAAATTCTTCAATTACAAAACTTGCCTTGGCACTTCCCTGCTTAGGCAAGATATCAGCTGAGGAAAATTGACAGGATTTGCATTGACAggacacaatacaatacattgtattacttaattgaccgctccccctgggcgcttttcagggccaacgaaacacaatcaacgaaactaattaaccctttcagccccgtggggttccccattgacgagtaaaatcgtctggcgttagacagagtaaaatctataagtggcactattgggagttaaagggttaaaagaacaacaaacaaatcccaACTGACTGAAGGCAAAccatttacaagtgcagccaaagttgaaccagggactactagCAAGTGGTGGGAACAAGTCTTGAACCTGTCATCTTCgtatctcaaggcaagcgtcctaactaCTGGGACACACTGCTTCCTCCTGGATACTAGTTTTGACAAATGTATGTTCTTAGACGTTTGGAGGGTAATATCGTGGAGTTACTTCCCAAAACTTGGTGTATGTTTCTTGTTCAATGACTCATAGAATTGAATGGTACAATTTAATAGCAAAGAGTTGGTTGGGGGACCAGCAAGAGTCTGCTTACTCACATAAGGTTTGGAGTGTACGAAAAATATACTTAACCATAGCGGCAAAGATTAATAATTCCTGGCATTCCTAAACCTTACCGATGGTACCAAACAACTTCGTGTCCAGGAAAGGTCCAAATGAGATCTGTGACGAATTCCAGCTCAGAAAGGAGCAGATGGAGCATTTCTGTCTTTGAACTAAAACAAGAATCATGCAAACTAAATATCTTGCTTCATCATTATGATATGAAATGCTTATTGATCAGCGTTCAATTCATACACCATCTGCACGCTGGCTACAGCTGTCCTGTTAGCTCAGAAGCTTTTGCAGAGCGTCAACAAGAACAAGAATGGCAGAAAACAATTGAATGAGAAAAAAGCAAATGTTTCTGCACGCTCTGCTATTCCTATAACAATCTGATACATTTCCTTACGCCATGCATCATCAAGTTCAAATAACAAGATTTGTGATTATGTGGAAGACGTAAGCAACgtacaataaaattaatttacaatTTCTTCTCCAAACAGCAAATTAGTCCAGACCAGACTTTCTGGCTCACAATTTACACCTCGCAAAGTCATATGTTAAAATGATGCTCTTGTGGCCAACATTGTCATCCTTACATCTCTAGGGACTTAAAAGGGAACTTAAGCAAAGACAATGACAATGGCAACGACAAAAAggacgtcacaaatttgcatatttagtgggaaaaaaaaattgctttccATGCCCGTCACATGTGTTTtcacatttctttgccatcgtctgcaaaacaacaatgtaaaatacccaaatttgagattttacGCAGGAGGTCAGCACTTAAAGAtaactttttattttctcccctaaattaattAAGCGCCATTacgaccagtgtcattcttgTCAAGAAAGAGGTCAGAAATAGTCACAAGATGATTACAATTATGCGAATTTATTTCTGAGATGACGTTCTAGTTGCCGTTGCCATCGTCATTGCGTAAGTTCTCTAAAAAAAAGGGCAAAAACAacggcacaaaacaaaaatacagttggttaaaagaggaatgAGGATGAGGATGTCACATTTCTATCTCTTTTTCATCTAGTAAATAATAAATTGACTGCAACTTGTACATCCCAAGGGCTTGGGATACATAATAATATTTCTCTCTTTACAATACAACCCTAAATTTTTATCTTGTTAAACAGTAAACTTTATTGAATTGTGCCAGTTCAACAGTAAAGCAAAAGGTAAAATTCCCCCCCCAGGCATTGCGTCTGCTTAACCAAAgttcttaaatattttttgtactCACCAAACACTCTTGAGGTGCTTCAGAACACATTGTCTATAATGAAACGCACAATTGTCTGATACATGTTTCTCTGCCCAAACCCTCATGGCGTGAAGTTCACATAACAGCTTCtttaaagaaggaaagaaattacaaaagtaACAAATCAGACAATGATTCAATGTTTGTGTGCATTTAGAACAGTCCAAAACAGTTCTCTGAGTTTTTATCATGATGTCAAACAAACAGACAGCTTGCTTTCCCATGAACAAATGGAGATTTGACAAAAGCGACCCCACTGTTCTGTTGCTAAGTCAAAGGTCATAGTTTCGTTTGCATtgcaaat
The sequence above is a segment of the Montipora foliosa isolate CH-2021 chromosome 2, ASM3666993v2, whole genome shotgun sequence genome. Coding sequences within it:
- the LOC137992187 gene encoding piggyBac transposable element-derived protein 4-like; this encodes MASSRKRARANLISGEVALGTIFNSETSAEGMDNGEESDLDQQNDCEKLSGEYEYGEDEVSEEAYTSSDKQDEYGEDEYGGDEVSEEAYTSSDKEDEYGEDEYGEDEYGEDEYGEDEVSEEAYTLSDNPVASGAHVPGHIHSTAASPNVSRPRSHGVSSSCRGDRSRTDPKVVPFKSYDDLDVGNPISPFTPLRPVGVHFGHLLKGTMTKAVEFFHLFFTMDMINNIASHTNSYAFEHIFSGSDQSCTKPDDIWQKTTADEIKRLIALLIYMGLVKVHGDVDKYWSTKSLYNGLWAKGILSRKRFKGLMALLHIIDPATENNADKLGEVQSFIQNFKSQCLSLYQPRQQLAVDERMIQSILRSDIHRFIKNKPNKFGIKVWVLVDRSNGYTLDFDVYLGKTAGQTASEKGLGYDVVWKLARQFFDQGYHLFVAKFYTSFALFKDLFAQRVFATGTVTETRQDFPASLKKSKEWAKGRKRGSMRWERDPPCLALQWIDNKVVSVLTTIDNANEYSQVNRKTKNAGVWGTKVIQQPKVISSCNKYVNIVDHSDQILATHNVLNKSMKWWKTLFFHLIDIAVLNAFILFKENQKKSPNKEALRRPACYSVGDFREEIVRQLCGFPEYDVPPASASMESALPPPPPPLGEFETVHIPVFTEVKKRCVVCYQREKKDSEVYSFCNAPQCKGKYMHVTSKDCFKIFHSKEYHS